A stretch of the Coleofasciculus sp. FACHB-1120 genome encodes the following:
- a CDS encoding amino acid permease: protein MTAGTSPPQLQRELGVLGATMMGLGSIVGTGVFVSIGIAAEIAGPAVILAIAIGAIVATCNGLNSAQLAANHAVSGGSYEYGYKYLNPSLGFTAGWMFLLAKTASAATAALGFAGYLLNATGLYGRGFLIPTALAAAILMTLIVLSGIRRSNRANIVIVSVTLLSLIFFVLVCLPRATEVGTENLTPFFTGSPATVLQASALMFVAYTGYGRIATMGEEAREPRKTIPIAMIVSLGVTMLLYMAVATVGIGAVGTEILGKATQAQAASLEVAVRSVAGSRGATILSIGAIAAMLGVLLNLILGLSRVLLAMGRRRDMPRMLARLNRQGTTPDLAVVVVGIAIALLVLLGNVKTTWSFSAFNVLIYYAITNLAALKMPDSERLYPKWIAWTGLGSCLFLAFWVEPQIWQMGLGLIVAGLIWHKVRQRVREL from the coding sequence GTGACTGCTGGAACCTCACCCCCGCAGCTTCAAAGAGAGTTAGGGGTTTTGGGTGCCACGATGATGGGTTTAGGTTCTATCGTTGGCACGGGCGTGTTTGTCAGCATCGGCATTGCTGCCGAAATTGCTGGACCTGCGGTAATTTTGGCGATCGCGATTGGAGCCATCGTGGCAACCTGCAATGGTCTCAATAGTGCCCAGTTAGCCGCAAATCATGCCGTCAGCGGTGGCAGTTACGAATATGGCTACAAGTATCTCAATCCGAGTCTGGGTTTTACCGCAGGCTGGATGTTTCTCTTGGCAAAGACTGCCTCAGCCGCAACGGCAGCTTTGGGTTTTGCTGGCTATTTGCTGAATGCGACGGGTTTGTATGGACGGGGATTTCTGATTCCCACAGCGTTAGCTGCGGCGATTTTGATGACTCTGATTGTTTTGAGCGGGATTCGCCGCTCTAATCGCGCCAATATTGTCATTGTCTCGGTGACGCTGCTATCTTTAATTTTCTTTGTCCTTGTTTGTTTACCCCGCGCCACAGAGGTTGGTACAGAAAATCTCACACCATTTTTCACAGGTTCCCCGGCGACGGTACTCCAAGCCAGCGCCTTGATGTTTGTAGCTTATACAGGTTATGGTCGGATTGCCACGATGGGCGAGGAAGCCCGGGAACCCCGAAAGACGATTCCAATCGCGATGATTGTCAGCCTGGGGGTGACAATGCTGCTTTACATGGCAGTGGCAACCGTTGGCATTGGAGCGGTCGGGACAGAAATTTTAGGCAAAGCAACCCAGGCACAGGCAGCTTCCCTGGAGGTGGCAGTTCGCAGCGTTGCTGGTTCCAGGGGGGCGACGATTTTATCGATTGGTGCGATCGCGGCAATGCTGGGGGTACTATTAAACTTGATTTTGGGTTTGTCCCGCGTGCTGCTGGCGATGGGAAGACGCCGGGATATGCCCAGAATGTTAGCACGGCTAAATCGGCAAGGAACGACACCCGATTTAGCGGTAGTAGTGGTAGGAATTGCGATCGCTCTTTTAGTTCTGCTTGGCAATGTCAAAACGACTTGGTCGTTCAGCGCCTTTAACGTCTTGATTTACTACGCAATTACCAATCTGGCAGCATTAAAAATGCCAGATTCAGAACGGCTCTATCCCAAATGGATAGCTTGGACAGGTCTAGGATCTTGTCTGTTCCTGGCTTTCTGGGTAGAGCCGCAAATCTGGCAAATGGGTCTAGGATTAATTGTCGCTGGTCTAATCTGGCACAAAGTCAGGCAAAGAGTTAGGGAGTTATGA
- a CDS encoding DUF2993 domain-containing protein encodes MLGGLTGFTKNTGTDWGERLLNTVASQTIRHMFTQSESVEVAVRCYPSSKLLQGSIDSFKMSGSGLVIRREFRTEEMSFETDAVSIDFSCVMQGQIRLKQPTQAVVQVTLTQADINQSFQAELVQKRLQDISTPALTDLSGGQPVSFTEVQVQLLPENQVQIFAQADLGEKGLVPVSMKATLAAERRRRIRFKDPQFQPEAVPAESREISQTLTSAFAEILDNMVDLDRFNLDGVTMRINRLETQGDKLIFSGYAQIERVPNNP; translated from the coding sequence ATGTTAGGCGGCCTTACTGGTTTCACAAAAAATACTGGCACTGATTGGGGAGAACGCCTCCTCAACACAGTCGCTAGCCAGACCATTCGCCACATGTTTACCCAGAGTGAGTCTGTGGAAGTTGCTGTTCGCTGCTATCCCTCCAGCAAGCTTTTGCAGGGCAGTATTGACAGCTTCAAAATGAGCGGTAGTGGTCTCGTGATTCGCCGCGAGTTTCGCACCGAGGAGATGTCGTTTGAGACAGACGCCGTCTCGATTGACTTTAGCTGTGTAATGCAAGGTCAGATTCGCCTTAAGCAACCTACCCAGGCAGTTGTACAGGTGACGTTAACCCAGGCAGATATTAACCAATCCTTTCAGGCAGAACTGGTGCAGAAACGCCTGCAAGATATTTCTACACCAGCTTTGACAGATTTATCTGGCGGTCAACCCGTTTCCTTTACCGAAGTACAAGTACAGCTGCTGCCTGAAAACCAAGTGCAAATTTTTGCACAGGCAGATTTGGGCGAAAAAGGATTGGTTCCGGTCAGCATGAAAGCAACCTTAGCCGCGGAACGGCGGCGTCGCATTCGGTTTAAAGATCCCCAATTTCAACCAGAGGCGGTTCCAGCAGAATCACGGGAAATTTCTCAGACCTTGACATCGGCGTTTGCGGAAATTTTAGATAACATGGTCGATTTGGATCGCTTTAATCTCGACGGCGTGACAATGCGAATTAACCGTTTGGAAACGCAAGGAGATAAGCTAATTTTCAGTGGCTATGCCCAAATCGAGCGCGTTCCCAATAATCCTTGA
- a CDS encoding UDP-glucose/GDP-mannose dehydrogenase family protein encodes MRVCVIGTGYVGLVTGVSLAHIGHHVICVDNNEEKVKLMKAGQSPIYEPGLSEIMQSASQSGHLEFTSDLGAGVAHGEILFIAVGTPPLPNGESDTRYVEAVARGIGAHLDGGYKVIVNKSTVPIGSGDWVRMIVLDGVLERQKSLVGAGGVATEELTLETTPQFDVVSNPEFLREGSAVYDTFNPDRIVLGSTNPKAIAMMQELYTPIVERQVAEDKSLPPVPVLVTDINSAEMIKYAANAFLATKISFINEVANICDRVGADVTQVSKGIGLDSRIGNKFLQAGIGWGGSCFPKDVSALIHTADDYGYDAQLMKAAVSVNQRQRVIAIEKLQQALKILKGKTVGLLGLTFKPDTDDMRDAPALNLIEQLNRLGAKVKAYDPIVSSTGMRHGLTGVMVETDPERLADGCDALVLVTDWQQFQTLDYTKMSKLMNNPVMIDGRNFLNRKEIESAGFQYIGVGR; translated from the coding sequence TCATCTGCGTGGACAATAACGAAGAAAAAGTCAAGTTGATGAAGGCGGGACAGTCCCCAATTTATGAGCCAGGACTGTCAGAAATTATGCAATCGGCTTCCCAGTCAGGGCATCTTGAGTTCACCTCCGATTTGGGTGCTGGAGTGGCTCATGGAGAAATTTTGTTCATCGCAGTAGGTACTCCCCCTTTACCGAACGGTGAAAGCGATACCCGGTATGTGGAAGCGGTTGCCCGTGGCATCGGCGCTCATCTTGACGGTGGTTACAAAGTCATTGTGAATAAATCCACAGTGCCAATTGGTTCTGGGGACTGGGTGCGGATGATTGTACTCGATGGCGTTCTGGAGCGCCAAAAGTCCCTAGTGGGAGCTGGCGGCGTTGCTACCGAGGAGCTGACACTAGAAACAACTCCTCAGTTTGATGTGGTTAGCAATCCAGAATTTTTGCGCGAAGGTTCGGCGGTTTACGACACCTTTAACCCGGATCGGATTGTGCTGGGTAGCACCAATCCGAAAGCGATCGCCATGATGCAGGAACTCTATACCCCCATTGTCGAGCGCCAAGTGGCAGAAGACAAATCCTTACCGCCAGTGCCCGTATTGGTTACAGACATCAACTCCGCTGAGATGATTAAGTACGCCGCGAATGCCTTCCTGGCAACTAAAATTAGCTTTATCAACGAAGTTGCCAATATTTGCGATCGCGTTGGTGCTGACGTTACCCAGGTCTCTAAGGGCATCGGTTTGGATTCCCGGATTGGCAACAAGTTTTTGCAAGCTGGGATTGGTTGGGGCGGTTCCTGCTTCCCGAAAGATGTCTCCGCTCTGATTCATACGGCTGACGACTACGGCTATGATGCCCAGTTGATGAAAGCTGCTGTGAGTGTCAACCAACGCCAGCGCGTGATTGCGATCGAAAAACTGCAACAGGCGCTAAAAATCCTCAAAGGCAAAACGGTGGGATTGCTAGGTCTGACTTTCAAACCCGATACCGACGATATGCGCGATGCTCCAGCGCTCAATCTCATTGAGCAACTAAACCGGCTGGGGGCGAAAGTGAAAGCCTACGATCCGATTGTTTCTTCAACTGGGATGCGTCATGGCTTAACCGGCGTGATGGTGGAAACCGATCCCGAACGCCTGGCTGATGGTTGTGACGCCCTTGTGTTGGTGACAGACTGGCAGCAGTTCCAGACCCTGGACTACACCAAAATGTCTAAGCTGATGAACAACCCGGTGATGATTGATGGTCGTAACTTCCTCAACCGGAAGGAAATAGAAAGTGCCGGTTTCCAATACATCGGCGTTGGTCGCTAA